The following are encoded together in the Flavobacteriales bacterium genome:
- a CDS encoding sodium:solute symporter, protein MTSGYTGLVIAAYFLLLIIVSRLTAGKGDNSTFFTGGRNAHWMVVAFGMIGASLSGVTFISVPGWVADSQFAYMQMVLGYIVGYALIAGVLL, encoded by the coding sequence ATGACATCCGGATATACAGGTCTGGTCATAGCTGCATATTTCCTTCTGCTGATCATCGTTTCACGCTTGACCGCAGGCAAAGGGGACAACAGCACCTTCTTCACCGGTGGGCGGAATGCCCACTGGATGGTGGTGGCCTTCGGTATGATAGGCGCGTCCTTGAGCGGTGTGACCTTCATCTCGGTCCCAGGTTGGGTGGCCGATAGCCAGTTCGCCTATATGCAGATGGTGCTGGGCTACATCGTAGGCTATGCCTTGATCGCTGGCGTGCTCCT